From Aureibacillus halotolerans, the proteins below share one genomic window:
- the catA gene encoding type A chloramphenicol O-acetyltransferase: MKFNLIDVESWQRKEIFNHFLKQQTTFSITTEIDITVLYQMIKQKGYKFYPAFIFLVTSVVNSNKAFRMNFNRKGQLGYWDKVDPMYTVFNRESETFSGIWTEVKHDFKGFHDMYLSDVKKYNGTGKLFPKTPLPENTVSISMIPWTSFTGFNLNINSNPNHLPPIITGGKFVENGDSIYLPVSLQIHHAVCDGYHAGVFMNNVRQMAEHPAEWIL, encoded by the coding sequence ATGAAGTTTAATCTAATTGATGTTGAAAGCTGGCAGAGAAAAGAAATCTTTAATCATTTTCTGAAACAACAAACCACGTTTAGCATCACTACAGAAATTGATATTACCGTCTTGTATCAAATGATAAAACAAAAAGGATATAAGTTTTATCCTGCATTTATCTTCTTAGTGACGAGCGTCGTAAACTCTAATAAAGCGTTTAGAATGAACTTTAATCGTAAAGGACAGTTAGGTTATTGGGATAAGGTAGATCCAATGTATACGGTATTTAATCGTGAATCGGAAACATTCTCTGGAATTTGGACAGAAGTAAAACACGACTTCAAAGGGTTTCATGACATGTATCTTTCTGATGTTAAGAAATATAATGGGACAGGAAAATTGTTTCCTAAAACACCTCTACCTGAAAATACCGTGTCTATTTCTATGATTCCTTGGACCTCGTTTACAGGGTTTAACTTAAATATTAACAGTAATCCGAATCATCTCCCCCCAATCATTACAGGGGGAAAATTTGTTGAGAATGGCGATTCGATATATTTGCCTGTTTCTCTGCAAATCCATCATGCTGTTTGTGATGGGTATCATGCAGGAGTTTTTATGAACAATGTTAGGCAAATGGCTGAACATCCTGCTGAATGGATTTTATAA
- a CDS encoding DUF2500 domain-containing protein, producing MNYFYSIAYGDVLVQLVALVFLIVLGAIIVIYLKRLSRWSKNSSHPKLDVAAEVVAKRSNVRGGRFSSTRNLYFVTFEVESGDRMELIVSGSEYGQLSEGDSGTLAFQGARYIGFDRKRESPIAT from the coding sequence ATGAACTATTTCTATTCAATTGCATATGGAGATGTCTTGGTTCAACTCGTCGCTTTAGTTTTTTTGATCGTTTTAGGAGCGATCATCGTCATTTATCTAAAAAGACTTTCTCGATGGTCAAAAAACAGCAGCCATCCAAAACTTGATGTTGCTGCCGAGGTCGTGGCGAAACGGTCAAACGTTCGAGGAGGTAGATTTAGTAGCACGCGGAATTTGTACTTTGTCACCTTTGAAGTCGAAAGCGGCGACAGGATGGAGTTGATCGTCAGCGGTTCTGAATATGGTCAACTTAGTGAAGGTGACTCGGGTACGTTGGCGTTTCAGGGGGCACGTTACATTGGTTTTGACCGTAAGAGGGAATCGCCGATAGCGACGTAG